DNA sequence from the Pseudomonas tritici genome:
CGAGCTGGGCGATCTTGCCGGCGCGTTCAACCGCTTTGTCGACAAGATCCATGGGCTGGTGCGCCAGATCACCGAGATGACCACCCAACTCACCGGCCTGGTCAGCCAGGTCTCCGACCAGGCCCAGCGCTCCGAACAGGCCATGGAACGCCAGCGCCACGAGACCGACCAGGTGGCGACTGCGATCAACCAGATGTCGTCCGCTGCGCAAGAAGTGGCGCGCAGTGCCCAGGGCGCCTCGGTGGCTGCCCAGCAAACCGATGCCGAAGGCCAGGCCGCCAAGCGCGTGGTGGACGGCAGCATCGCGCAGATCCATGCGCTGGTGAACGACATCCGTAGCAGCGGCGTGTCCCTCGACAGCTTGCAGCAAGACGTGTCCTCCATCGTCAGTGTGCTCAGCGTGATCCGCTCCATCGCCGAGCAAACCAACCTGCTGGCGCTCAACGCGGCGATCGAAGCGGCGCGGGCAGGGGAGGCCGGGCGTGGTTTTGCCGTGGTCGCCGATGAAGTGCGTGCCCTGGCCAGCCGCACCCAGACCAGCACCCAGGAAATCCAGGGCATGATCGACCGCCTGCAAAAAGGCACCGAAGCCGCCGTGGAGGCCATGCGCCGTTCCAGCGATGCCGGGGACGGCACCTCGGCCCAGGCCAACCAAGCCGGCGCGTCGCTGGACACCATGGCCCAGTTGATTGGCACCATCAATTCGATGAACGCCCAGATCGCCAGCGCCGCCGAAGAGCAGACCGCCGTGGCCGAAGAGATCAACCGCAGCGTGCATCAGATTGCCGTGGCGGTGGACAGCGTGGCCGACGAGACCCAACTGGGTGCGCAGACCTCACGTAGCCTGGCGGATTTGGGGCAACGGTTGGGGCAATTGGTCGGCCAGTTCAAAATCTGACCCCTTCGTAGCAGCTGTCGAGCTTAAGCGAGGCTGCGTCAGCGGCGCGCCTGACACTCCGCAAACGCAGCCTCGCTTAAGCTCGACAGCTGCTACGCAAGCTGACACCACCCATGCTCGGCGGTGTTAAGCCGGTATACAGCGGCTATAAGACATCACGCATCAGCAAGCCAAAGCGCACCTCCATCTCCGCCGGGACCGGTACATACACCGTGTGCCCATCTCCCGGCGCCACCTCGACAGCCTCGCCCCGGCTGTTGTGCATCCTCTCCAGATCAAAGTGAAAATTGCCGGCCGGGGTCATCAATTCCAGGTGATCGCCCACCGCAAAGCGGTTCTTCACCTTGACCTCGGCCAACTCGCCCCTACGCTCGCCGGTCAGTTCTCCGACGAATTGCTGGCGCTCCGACACCGAGCTGCCGTTCTGGTAGTTCTGGTACTCATCGTGCACATGGCGGCGCAGGAAACCCTCGGTGTAGCCGCGTTGGGCCAGGGATTCGAGGTCGTTCATCAGGCTGCGGTCGAAGGCGCGACCGGCCACCGCATCATCGATTGCCCGGCGATACACCTGGGTGGTGCGCGCGCAATAGAAGTGGGACTTGGTGCGGCCCTCGATCTTCAGCGAATGCACGCCCATGTGGGCCAGGCGCTCCACGTGCTGCACCGCGCGCAGGTCCTTGGCGTTCATGATGTAGGTGCCGTGCTCGTCTTCGAAGGCGGGCATCTGCTCATCGGGGCGGTTGGCCTCTTGCAGCAGGAACACCTGGTCGGTTGGTGTGCCAATGCCCAGGGTCGGTTCCGGTTGAAACACCTGGACGATATCGCCCGTGGCGTTTTCCACTGCCGGCGTGGCCTGGTATTTCCAGCGGCACGCGTTGGTGCAGGTGCCCTGGTTGGCATCGCGCTTGTTCATATAACCGGAGAGCAGGCAGCGCCCTGAATACGCCATGCACAAAGCGCCGTGCACAAACACTTCCAGTTCCATGGCCGGTACTTGCTGGCGGATCTCGCCGATCTCTTCCAGGGACAGTTCCCGCGACAGGATCACCCGGCAGATCCCTTGCTGCTGCCAGAACTCTACGCTGGCCCAGTTCACGGTATTGGCCTGCACAGACAGATGGATCGGCATCGATGGGAAGTGTCGGCGCACCAGCATGATCAACCCGGGGTCGGACATGATCAGCGCATCCGGGCCCATGGCGATCACCGGGGCCAGGTCCTTGAGGAAGGTC
Encoded proteins:
- the trhP gene encoding prephenate-dependent tRNA uridine(34) hydroxylase TrhP, which codes for MPPILAPELLAPAGTLKNMRYSFAYGADAVYAGQPRYSLRVRNNEFDHANLALGIKEAHALGKRFYVVVNIAPHNAKLKTFLKDLAPVIAMGPDALIMSDPGLIMLVRRHFPSMPIHLSVQANTVNWASVEFWQQQGICRVILSRELSLEEIGEIRQQVPAMELEVFVHGALCMAYSGRCLLSGYMNKRDANQGTCTNACRWKYQATPAVENATGDIVQVFQPEPTLGIGTPTDQVFLLQEANRPDEQMPAFEDEHGTYIMNAKDLRAVQHVERLAHMGVHSLKIEGRTKSHFYCARTTQVYRRAIDDAVAGRAFDRSLMNDLESLAQRGYTEGFLRRHVHDEYQNYQNGSSVSERQQFVGELTGERRGELAEVKVKNRFAVGDHLELMTPAGNFHFDLERMHNSRGEAVEVAPGDGHTVYVPVPAEMEVRFGLLMRDVL
- a CDS encoding methyl-accepting chemotaxis protein, whose translation is MERQRHETDQVATAINQMSSAAQEVARSAQGASVAAQQTDAEGQAAKRVVDGSIAQIHALVNDIRSSGVSLDSLQQDVSSIVSVLSVIRSIAEQTNLLALNAAIEAARAGEAGRGFAVVADEVRALASRTQTSTQEIQGMIDRLQKGTEAAVEAMRRSSDAGDGTSAQANQAGASLDTMAQLIGTINSMNAQIASAAEEQTAVAEEINRSVHQIAVAVDSVADETQLGAQTSRSLADLGQRLGQLVGQFKI